One genomic region from Serinus canaria isolate serCan28SL12 chromosome 7, serCan2020, whole genome shotgun sequence encodes:
- the DYNC1I2 gene encoding cytoplasmic dynein 1 intermediate chain 2, with amino-acid sequence MSDKSELKAELERKKQRLAQIREEKKRKEEERKKKETDQKKEVLPVQEESDLEKKRREAEALLQSMGLTPESPVVPPPTSPSSKSVSTPSEAGSQDSGDGAVGSRRGPVKLGMAKITQVDFPPREIVTYTKETQTPVMTQPKEDEEEEDDVVAPKPLVEPEEEKTLKKEEEEEAAPHELTEEEKQQILHSEEFLSFFDHSTRIVERALSEQINIFFDYSGRDLEDKEGEIQAGAKLSLNRQFFDERWSKHRVVSCLDWSSQYPELLVASYNNNEDAPHEPDGVALVWNMKYKKTTPEYVFHCQSAVMSATFAKFHPNLVVGGTYSGQIVLWDNRSNKRTPVQRTPLSAAAHTHPVYCVNVVGTQNAHNLISISTDGKICSWSLDMLSQPQDSMELVHKQSKAVAVTCMSFPIGDVNNFVVGSEEGSVYTACRHGSKAGISEMFEGHQGPITGINCHAAVGPVDFSHLFVTSSFDWTVKLWTTKNNKPLYSFEDNSDYVYDVMWSPTHPALFACVDGMGRLDLWNLNNDTEVPTASITVEGNPALNRVRWTHSGREIAVGDSEGQIVIYDVGEQIAVPRGDEWTRFGRTLAEINANRADAEEEAATRIPA; translated from the exons ATGTCTGACAAAAGTGAGCTGAAGGCGGAGTTGGAGCGCAAGAAGCAACGATTAGCTCAAATCagagaggagaagaagagaaaggaagaagaacggaagaagaaagaa actGACCAGAAGAAAGAAGTTCTTCCAGTACAAGAAGAATCTgatcttgaaaagaaaagaagagaagcGGAGGCATTGCTTCAGAGTATGGGGTTGACACCTGAGTCTCCTGTTG TCCCTCCTCCTACCTCTCCGTCTTCCAAATCCGTCAGTACGCCAAGCGAGGCTGGGAGCCAGGACTCGGGGGATGGTGCTGTTGGATCGAG aCGTGGCCCTGTTAAACTTGGAATGGCCAAAATTACACAGGTTGACTTTCCTCCTCGAGAAATTGTTACTTACACTAAGGAGACACAAACACCTGTCATGACTCAGCCCAAGGAAG atgaggaggaggaagatgatgtGGTTGCACCAAAACCATTAGTTGaacctgaagaagaaaaaacattaaaaaaagaggaggaggaagaag ctgcccCTCATGAGctcacagaggaggaaaagcaacaAATTTTGCATTCTGAagaatttttaagtttttttgaCCACTCCACAAGGATTGTTGAGAGAGCCCTTTCTGAgcaaattaacattttctttgacTACAGTGGAAGAGACTTAGAGGACAAAGAAGG AGAGATTcaagcaggagcaaagctgtCATTAAACAGGCAGTTTTTTGATGAACGTTGGTCAAAGCATCGTGTTGTCAGTTGTCTGGACTGGTCATCTCAG TATCCAGAATTACTTGTAGCCTCTTACAACAACAATGAGGATGCACCTCATGAGCCTGATGGGGTGGCCCTTGTATGGAATATGAAGTACAAGAAAACTACCCCAGAATATGTCTTTCACTGCCAG tcTGCAGTGATGTCAGCTACATTTGCAAAATTCCATCCCAATCTGGTGGTTGGTGGCACATACTCAGGCCAGATAGTGCTGTGGGATAATCGCAGCAATAAGAGAACCCCAGTGCAGAGAACGcctctttcagctgctgctcacacg CACCCAGTGTACTGTGTAAATGTTGTTGGGACCCAGAATGCTCATAATTTGATTAGCATCTCAACTGATGGGAAAATATGCTCTTGGAGTTTGGATATGCTTTCCCAACCACAG GATAGCATGGAGCTGGTTCACAAACAGTCCAAGGCTGTGGCTGTTACCTGCATGTCTTTCCCTATTGGAGATGTCAACAACTTTGTTGTTGGCAGTGAAGAAGGCTCAGTGTACACTGCATGCCGTCATGGCAG CAAAGCTGGAATCAGTGAGATGTTTGAAGGACACCAGGGACCAATCACAGGTATCAACTGCCATGCAGCAGTTGGACCTGTAGACTTCTCACATCTTTTTGTCACCTCTTCTTTTGACTGGACAGTAAAGCTTTGGACAACGAAG aATAATAAACCTCTCTACTCCTTTGAAGACAATTCCGATTATGTTTATGATGTGATGTGGTCTCCAACTCACcctgccttgtttgcctgtgtgGATGGGATGGGCAGGCTTGACCTGTGGAATCTCAACAATGATACTGAG GTGCCCACTGCAAGCATCACCGTGGAGGGCAATCCTGCTCTGAACCGGGTGAGATGGACACATTCTGGGAGAGAGATTGCTGTGGGTGATTCAGAGGGACAAATCGTTATATATGACGTGGGAGAG CAAATTGCCGTTCCCCGCGGGGACGAGTGGACGCGCTTTGGCCGAACGCTGGCGGAGATCAACGCCAACAGAGCCGACgcagaggaggaggctgcaaCCCGCATCCCGGCCTAG